In one Lysobacter alkalisoli genomic region, the following are encoded:
- the recB gene encoding exodeoxyribonuclease V subunit beta, whose product MSDTPRGPWPDPWLDLPLSGVRLIEASAGTGKTFTLATLVARLVVERDLRLAQILAVTFTEAATQELRKRIRERLQLALELVDGGRAGDESIDDGHADDGHVDEEPAAAALTRALLDGHRARSGETVDALHRRLQRAVDEIDLAAIFTIHGFCARVLREHALESGQGFDPPELLANDRGLREDVAADLWRAHATDAAGADDLNTLWKEGPTALAADLPALVREPVLLPPAPDADSDALDAAQRRLDATATHLQQAWQAHGESFFDALGAAIDGGVMNGNQYKPQWVAELRQWLHAWAADPHLSTEPHPKLEKLRTEALTAGTKKAHVGKTPASPPLNAAVADHLDALHAMEAARAHRRAALLHRLRDDARTRLATLKRQRRVQTYDDLIDDVADALDGSQGDALVRALRTQYRVALVDEFQDTDPRQWRIFKRVFGQAGSDPALFLIGDPKQAIYGFRGGDVHTYLAARADAEAAPALSHNFRSRPSLLRAIDALYAQAGNTAFVDERIAFHTLEPGGKRGDADFRRAGSVAPALTLWRAPDPAADDKGRVKPWSAPDSRALATAACVAAIHAVLRDERDHRAKIDGRAARPGDIAVLVRSHAEATRVQRALADVGIPAVAAGKQSLFATTEARELHILLLALLHGADDARLRAALATVLVGVDAAGIERLDRPVDDSSTNTHRHWQHQALTWRERLLRGGPLALVGELCAAQSGRLLGLLDGERRVSNYLQLAELLQEAARQALGLQGLVDWLGRRIASADENDEAQLLRLESDAHRVKIVTLHKSKGLEYPLVFLPFVGIGRDARAPTRQCVVHDATDGRRLHWKLDLPEAEWNNAESEWKQEQRAEDARLLYVGLTRAEHALWVAHGPFFNHERSPLSPMLRDLQALAGTPGIVLDPGAPPTDLPRLPPESEAAVPPAREASRPLSHDWWVYSFTQLAHADAGSDAGNDPSSASTLPVPGGQDEPAPVEDDDDGFDPRFAGTRFGVALHAALEHVDFAAWRGWRPGETAPDDEATVIAEALQQEGYASDELEDGIALTTALVGHTLTVALPEGTRLCEVPAGERRPEIEFQFSLQSTRVDALLQLLHAHGVVRERHGFGLRQRLEGLMTGLIDLTYCHDGRWYVLDYKSNRLPRYDAAALDAAMAHSEYDLQALIYTLALHRWLRFRLGDRYDYERDFGGIRYLFCRGLDATRDDSPGIHAHHFAPELVHALDALFAGKEPLSRPRERGWGEGIHEGTP is encoded by the coding sequence ATGAGCGACACCCCGCGCGGTCCGTGGCCTGACCCCTGGCTCGACCTGCCACTGTCCGGCGTGCGCCTGATCGAGGCCTCGGCCGGTACCGGCAAGACCTTCACCCTCGCCACCCTGGTCGCCCGGCTGGTGGTCGAACGCGACCTGCGCCTGGCGCAGATCCTCGCCGTCACCTTCACCGAAGCCGCGACCCAGGAGCTGCGCAAGCGCATTCGCGAACGCCTGCAACTGGCACTGGAGCTGGTCGATGGCGGGCGTGCCGGTGACGAGTCGATCGATGACGGGCATGCTGATGATGGGCACGTCGATGAAGAGCCGGCCGCGGCCGCGCTCACCCGCGCCCTGCTCGACGGCCACCGTGCCCGCAGCGGCGAAACCGTCGACGCATTGCATCGGCGCCTGCAACGCGCGGTCGACGAGATCGACCTCGCCGCGATCTTCACCATCCACGGCTTCTGCGCCCGCGTGCTGCGCGAGCACGCGCTGGAAAGCGGCCAGGGTTTCGACCCGCCGGAACTGCTGGCCAACGACCGCGGCCTGCGCGAGGACGTGGCCGCCGACCTGTGGCGCGCGCATGCGACCGATGCGGCCGGCGCCGACGACCTGAACACGTTGTGGAAGGAAGGCCCGACCGCGCTGGCGGCCGACCTGCCGGCACTGGTGCGCGAGCCGGTGCTGTTGCCGCCCGCGCCGGACGCCGACAGCGACGCGCTGGATGCAGCGCAGCGCCGACTCGATGCCACCGCGACCCACCTGCAGCAGGCCTGGCAGGCGCACGGCGAGTCCTTTTTCGACGCCCTCGGCGCCGCGATCGATGGCGGCGTGATGAATGGCAACCAGTACAAACCACAGTGGGTCGCAGAGCTGCGCCAGTGGCTGCATGCCTGGGCCGCCGATCCGCACCTGTCCACCGAGCCGCATCCGAAACTTGAAAAACTGCGTACCGAAGCGCTCACCGCGGGCACGAAGAAAGCGCATGTCGGCAAGACGCCCGCCTCGCCTCCCCTCAACGCCGCGGTCGCCGACCATCTCGATGCCCTGCATGCGATGGAAGCGGCCCGTGCCCACCGCCGCGCCGCCCTGCTGCACCGCCTGCGCGACGACGCTCGCACGCGACTGGCCACGCTCAAGCGCCAGCGCCGCGTGCAGACCTACGATGACCTGATCGACGACGTCGCCGATGCGCTCGACGGATCGCAGGGCGATGCGCTCGTCCGCGCGCTGCGCACGCAGTACCGCGTCGCCCTGGTCGACGAGTTCCAGGACACCGACCCGCGCCAGTGGCGCATCTTCAAGCGCGTGTTCGGTCAGGCCGGAAGCGATCCGGCGCTGTTCCTGATCGGCGACCCCAAGCAGGCGATCTACGGTTTCCGCGGCGGCGACGTGCACACCTACCTGGCCGCCCGCGCCGACGCCGAGGCCGCGCCGGCGTTGTCGCACAACTTCCGCTCGCGGCCGTCGCTGCTGCGGGCGATCGACGCGCTGTACGCGCAGGCCGGCAACACCGCCTTCGTCGACGAACGCATCGCCTTCCACACGCTCGAGCCCGGCGGCAAGCGCGGCGATGCCGACTTCCGGCGCGCCGGCTCCGTGGCGCCGGCGCTGACCCTGTGGCGCGCCCCCGATCCGGCGGCGGACGACAAGGGCAGGGTCAAGCCATGGAGCGCGCCCGATTCGCGCGCGCTGGCCACCGCGGCCTGCGTCGCCGCGATCCATGCCGTGCTGCGCGACGAGCGCGACCATCGCGCGAAGATCGACGGTCGCGCCGCGCGACCCGGCGACATCGCGGTGCTGGTGCGCAGCCATGCCGAGGCCACCCGCGTCCAGCGCGCGCTCGCCGACGTCGGCATTCCCGCGGTCGCCGCCGGCAAGCAGAGCCTGTTCGCCACCACCGAGGCACGTGAGCTGCACATCCTGCTGCTGGCGCTGCTGCATGGCGCCGACGACGCCCGCCTGCGCGCGGCGCTGGCCACGGTGCTGGTCGGCGTCGACGCGGCCGGCATCGAACGACTGGACCGTCCCGTCGACGACAGCAGCACCAACACCCATCGCCACTGGCAGCACCAGGCGCTCACCTGGCGCGAACGCCTGCTGCGCGGCGGCCCGCTGGCGCTGGTCGGCGAGCTGTGCGCGGCGCAATCCGGACGCCTGCTCGGCCTGCTCGACGGCGAGCGCCGGGTCAGCAACTACCTGCAGCTGGCCGAACTGCTGCAGGAGGCCGCCCGGCAAGCACTCGGCCTGCAGGGCCTGGTCGACTGGCTTGGCCGTCGCATCGCCAGCGCCGACGAGAACGACGAGGCCCAGCTGCTGCGGCTGGAATCCGACGCACACCGGGTGAAGATCGTCACCCTGCACAAGAGCAAGGGCCTGGAGTATCCGCTGGTGTTCCTGCCCTTCGTCGGCATCGGCCGCGATGCCAGGGCACCGACACGCCAGTGCGTGGTCCACGACGCCACCGACGGCCGTCGCCTGCACTGGAAGCTCGACTTGCCCGAAGCGGAATGGAACAACGCCGAAAGCGAATGGAAGCAGGAACAGCGCGCCGAGGACGCACGCCTGCTGTACGTCGGCCTGACCCGCGCCGAACACGCGCTGTGGGTCGCGCATGGCCCGTTCTTCAACCACGAGCGCAGCCCGCTGTCGCCGATGCTGCGCGACCTGCAGGCGCTGGCCGGAACGCCTGGCATCGTCCTCGACCCCGGCGCACCGCCCACCGACCTGCCGCGCCTGCCGCCCGAATCCGAAGCCGCGGTGCCCCCCGCGCGCGAGGCCAGCCGCCCGCTGTCGCACGACTGGTGGGTGTACAGCTTCACCCAGCTCGCGCACGCCGATGCCGGCAGCGACGCCGGCAACGATCCGTCCAGCGCGTCGACCCTGCCGGTTCCCGGCGGCCAGGACGAACCCGCGCCGGTGGAGGACGACGACGATGGCTTCGACCCGCGTTTCGCCGGCACCCGCTTCGGCGTGGCCCTGCATGCCGCGCTGGAGCATGTCGATTTCGCCGCCTGGCGCGGCTGGCGGCCGGGCGAGACGGCACCGGACGATGAAGCCACCGTCATCGCCGAAGCGTTGCAGCAGGAAGGCTACGCCAGCGACGAACTCGAAGACGGCATCGCCCTGACCACGGCGCTGGTCGGCCACACCCTCACCGTCGCCCTGCCCGAGGGCACGCGCCTGTGCGAGGTGCCGGCAGGCGAACGCCGCCCGGAGATCGAGTTCCAGTTCTCGCTGCAATCGACCCGGGTCGACGCATTGCTGCAGTTGCTGCACGCGCACGGGGTGGTCCGCGAGCGCCACGGCTTCGGTCTGCGCCAGCGGCTGGAAGGCCTGATGACCGGCCTGATCGACCTTACCTACTGCCATGACGGCCGCTGGTACGTGCTCGACTACAAGTCCAACCGCCTGCCGCGCTACGACGCCGCCGCGCTCGACGCCGCCATGGCCCACAGCGAGTACGACCTGCAGGCGCTGATCTACACCCTGGCCCTGCACCGCTGGCTGCGCTTCCGCCTCGGCGACCGCTACGACTACGAACGCGACTTCGGTGGCATCCGTTACCTGTTCTGCCGCGGCCTCGACGCGACTCGCGATGACTCCCCCGGCATTCACGCACACCACTTCGCCCCGGAACTGGTGCACGCCCTCGACGCCCTGTTCGCCGGCAAAGAGCCCCTCTCCCGCCCGCGGGAGAGGGGTTGGGGTGAGGGCATACACGAGGGCACCCCATGA
- the recC gene encoding exodeoxyribonuclease V subunit gamma, with translation MPGPSDFRLYHSNALDVLAGLLADALREPAPGQALLTPDTILIPQVAMRRWLQATLAARHGVAANLEFLTPGEFVARALDANLGRSDGDLDAAALQWRVYAALADPAVLERPALRALREHLRGDDALKPWALAGELAAVFEKYQAWRRDWLLRWEAGADPDDPQAILWREVAAGRTHRARRIQDYLARFGRHDPDGEALPQGLPPRLFAFATLNVSPDVLRVMATQARVGTLHFYLPTPTRAYWGDLQALGARLRSGSPAPFGDEADENPLLRSWGMAGRDFMALLGSYEVVHPSGEIDACVDPEHADQHDSLLQRLQADLFHRRSAPSGTPRAAVDRDDPSLQLHACHTRLRELQVLHDRLRALLEDKRFDPPLQPREIAVLAPDIDPYVPYLDAVFGGHGDKDHAPGGPIPYAMADASPLAGEPLAEVFLRLLALPVARFGLQEMLDLLASPPLAEAAGLDADAFERLHGWLQAAGARWGIDAAHRARHGAPADDAYTWQFALDRLLLGHATGGDEPIAGAGQVVAPWPELEGGALEALDKLLRLLRVLARHQRLLGEAMPPAQWRERLLVLLDDLPPRPPSTPGGQRALERLRRLVDSFARDAERAGAELPVPAEVVRSHFAAVLSAADTRAPLLTGGVSFARMVPMRLLPFRVICLLGMNDGEFPRRDPVAGLNRLTAELDTGKRRHGDRSTRDDDRYLFLQLFSSAQDVFYLSWLGADPRDGSVREPSALVDELRAAAGAYHADPAAAAQELVLRHPLQPFSPAAFGGGDAPDPRHFSYRRHWHPAAGHLAGARTALPPWMDAAAALAPAIEVEDTLSLDALRRFLMAPAEQFLRQRLGLRLAEVEAAGEDVEPLQAPGRGLERMQLQRAAFDALLAGEDAEAMQPRLRARGLLPSGPLGRRALAGVLDEVQPYAAQFVAWRGDAEPRSWPLEVEIDGVRLQGRLADAWPQGLARLRFGTPNGPSAIRHGLDWLLAEAAGLGLPLLEFHQGEDGVRAYPRDAIGRDQATAALRHLLALRGEGLRRPLAFAPYSGWEYFNAPDPVRAVRNAAAKWRGGTRQWAEGDSEALRLALRGRDPFTDLDTLREFAALARAIYGAVTRGVVEGDAADVLALPLEDDAEDAA, from the coding sequence ATGCCGGGTCCGTCCGACTTCCGCCTCTACCACTCCAATGCGCTCGACGTGCTCGCCGGCCTGCTGGCCGACGCGCTGCGCGAACCCGCGCCCGGGCAGGCGCTGCTGACGCCGGACACGATCCTGATCCCGCAGGTGGCGATGCGGCGCTGGCTGCAGGCGACCCTGGCCGCGCGCCATGGCGTGGCCGCCAACCTCGAGTTCCTCACCCCCGGCGAGTTCGTCGCCCGCGCGCTGGACGCCAATCTCGGCAGGAGCGATGGCGATCTCGACGCGGCCGCGCTGCAGTGGCGCGTGTACGCCGCGCTGGCCGATCCGGCGGTGCTCGAACGCCCGGCCCTGCGCGCGCTGCGCGAGCACCTGCGCGGCGATGACGCGCTCAAGCCCTGGGCGCTGGCCGGCGAGCTGGCCGCGGTGTTCGAGAAGTACCAGGCCTGGCGCCGCGACTGGCTGCTGCGCTGGGAGGCCGGTGCCGATCCGGACGACCCGCAGGCCATCCTCTGGCGCGAAGTGGCGGCCGGCCGCACGCATCGCGCTCGCCGCATCCAGGACTACCTCGCGCGGTTCGGCAGGCATGATCCCGACGGCGAGGCATTGCCGCAGGGCCTGCCGCCGCGGCTGTTCGCCTTCGCCACCCTCAACGTCTCGCCCGACGTGCTGCGGGTGATGGCCACCCAGGCCCGCGTGGGCACCCTGCACTTCTACCTGCCCACGCCGACGCGCGCGTACTGGGGCGACCTGCAGGCATTGGGCGCACGCCTGCGCAGCGGTTCGCCGGCGCCGTTCGGAGACGAGGCCGACGAGAACCCGCTGCTGCGCAGCTGGGGCATGGCCGGGCGCGACTTCATGGCCCTGCTCGGCAGCTACGAGGTGGTGCATCCCTCGGGCGAGATCGATGCCTGCGTCGACCCCGAGCATGCGGATCAGCACGACAGCCTGCTGCAGCGCCTGCAGGCCGATCTGTTCCACCGCCGCAGCGCCCCCTCCGGCACGCCGCGCGCGGCCGTGGACCGCGACGACCCCAGCCTGCAGCTGCACGCCTGCCACACCCGCCTGCGCGAACTGCAGGTGCTGCACGACCGCCTGCGCGCGCTGCTCGAGGACAAACGGTTCGACCCGCCGCTGCAGCCGCGCGAGATCGCGGTGCTGGCGCCGGACATCGACCCCTACGTGCCGTACCTGGACGCGGTGTTCGGCGGCCACGGCGACAAGGATCATGCTCCGGGCGGACCGATCCCCTACGCGATGGCCGATGCCAGCCCGCTGGCCGGGGAACCGCTGGCCGAGGTGTTCCTGCGCCTGCTGGCGCTGCCGGTGGCGCGCTTCGGCCTGCAGGAAATGCTCGACCTGCTCGCCAGCCCGCCACTGGCCGAGGCCGCCGGGCTCGACGCCGACGCGTTCGAGCGCCTGCACGGCTGGCTGCAGGCCGCCGGCGCGCGTTGGGGCATCGATGCCGCGCACCGCGCGCGCCACGGTGCGCCGGCCGACGACGCCTATACCTGGCAGTTCGCACTGGACCGCCTGCTGCTCGGCCACGCCACCGGCGGCGATGAACCGATTGCCGGCGCCGGACAGGTCGTCGCGCCCTGGCCGGAACTGGAGGGCGGCGCGCTCGAAGCGCTCGACAAGCTGCTGCGGTTGCTGCGCGTGCTCGCCCGCCACCAACGCCTGCTCGGCGAAGCGATGCCGCCCGCGCAGTGGCGCGAACGCCTGCTGGTCCTGCTCGATGACCTGCCGCCGCGCCCGCCCTCCACGCCCGGCGGGCAGCGTGCGCTGGAGCGCCTGCGCCGCCTGGTCGACAGCTTCGCACGCGATGCCGAACGCGCCGGGGCCGAGTTGCCCGTTCCGGCTGAAGTCGTGCGCTCCCATTTCGCCGCCGTGCTGTCCGCAGCCGACACCCGTGCGCCGCTGCTCACCGGCGGCGTCAGCTTCGCGCGGATGGTGCCGATGCGGCTGTTGCCGTTCCGGGTGATCTGCCTGCTGGGCATGAACGACGGCGAGTTCCCGCGCCGCGACCCGGTCGCCGGACTCAACCGCCTCACCGCCGAACTGGACACCGGCAAGCGTCGTCACGGCGACCGCTCCACCCGCGACGACGACCGCTACCTGTTCCTGCAGCTGTTCTCGTCCGCACAGGACGTGTTCTACCTCAGCTGGCTCGGCGCCGACCCGCGCGACGGCAGCGTGCGCGAGCCTTCGGCGCTGGTCGACGAACTGCGGGCCGCCGCCGGTGCCTACCACGCCGACCCGGCCGCCGCGGCGCAGGAACTGGTATTGCGGCATCCGCTGCAGCCGTTCTCGCCGGCCGCGTTCGGCGGCGGCGACGCGCCCGATCCGCGTCATTTCAGCTACCGCCGCCACTGGCACCCTGCTGCCGGCCACCTGGCCGGCGCGCGCACGGCATTGCCGCCCTGGATGGACGCCGCCGCCGCGCTGGCGCCGGCCATCGAGGTCGAAGACACGCTGTCGCTCGACGCACTGCGCCGGTTCCTGATGGCGCCGGCCGAACAGTTCCTGCGCCAGCGGCTGGGCCTGCGCCTGGCCGAGGTCGAGGCCGCCGGTGAGGATGTGGAACCGCTGCAGGCGCCCGGTCGTGGCCTCGAGCGCATGCAACTGCAACGCGCGGCGTTCGATGCGCTGCTCGCCGGCGAGGATGCCGAGGCGATGCAACCTCGGCTGCGTGCGCGCGGCCTGCTGCCGTCCGGGCCGCTGGGCCGGCGCGCACTGGCCGGGGTGCTGGACGAGGTTCAACCCTATGCCGCGCAGTTCGTCGCATGGCGCGGCGATGCGGAACCGCGGTCGTGGCCGCTGGAAGTGGAGATCGACGGCGTGCGCCTGCAAGGCCGCCTCGCCGACGCGTGGCCACAGGGGCTGGCGCGGTTGCGCTTCGGCACGCCGAACGGGCCGTCAGCGATCCGCCACGGCCTGGACTGGTTGCTGGCGGAAGCCGCCGGCCTCGGCCTGCCGCTGCTCGAGTTCCACCAGGGCGAGGACGGCGTCCGCGCCTATCCGCGCGACGCCATCGGTCGCGATCAGGCGACCGCCGCACTGCGCCACCTGCTCGCGCTGCGCGGCGAGGGCCTGCGCCGCCCGCTGGCCTTTGCGCCGTACAGCGGCTGGGAATATTTCAACGCACCCGATCCGGTGCGCGCGGTACGCAACGCCGCGGCGAAATGGCGCGGCGGGACGCGACAGTGGGCCGAAGGCGACAGCGAAGCGCTGCGACTGGCATTGCGCGGGCGCGATCCGTTCACCGACCTCGACACCCTGCGCGAGTTCGCCGCGCTCGCGCGCGCGATCTACGGTGCGGTGACCCGCGGCGTGGTCGAAGGCGATGCCGCGGACGTCCTCGCGCTCCCGCTCGAGGACGATGCGGAGGACGCGGCATGA
- a CDS encoding substrate-binding domain-containing protein gives MFKIGIEPYWKLEVADRGQMPARLIGLLLAVHETGSLAAGCRRAGLSYRYAWGLLKQAQALFGRPLLRMTRGRGARLTPIGERLVWADKRIAARLSPMFESLATELEAELERYLSAQAMPLRIHASHGFGVETLRRFMSDDNMPLDLKYRSPDDALAALRSGSCDLAGLHLPIGALEEEIARHYLDRFDLQGDRVLHLAMRRQGLVLAPGNPKGVHGLDDLLRGDLRFIHRQPGSGTRLLLECMLARQGLSFAAINACDVEELTHAAVAAYVASGLADAGLALEPPARRYGLDFVPMVTEHYFFLCREEMLESGQLAELVDLLRGDAFRHALGQLPGYDPSYCGTVQTLPEAFPSIRAAQAPQAAA, from the coding sequence ATGTTCAAGATCGGCATCGAGCCGTACTGGAAGCTGGAAGTGGCCGACCGCGGGCAGATGCCCGCGCGCCTGATCGGACTGTTGCTGGCGGTGCATGAGACCGGCTCGCTGGCCGCCGGCTGCCGCCGTGCCGGCCTGTCCTATCGCTACGCCTGGGGCCTGCTCAAGCAGGCGCAGGCGCTGTTCGGCCGCCCGCTGCTGCGCATGACCCGCGGCCGCGGGGCGCGGCTCACCCCGATCGGCGAGCGCCTGGTCTGGGCCGACAAGCGCATCGCCGCGCGGCTGTCGCCCATGTTCGAGAGCCTGGCCACCGAGCTGGAGGCCGAACTCGAGCGCTACCTCAGCGCGCAGGCCATGCCGCTGCGCATCCACGCCTCGCACGGGTTCGGGGTGGAAACCCTGCGCCGCTTCATGTCCGACGACAACATGCCGCTGGACCTGAAGTACCGCAGTCCCGACGACGCGCTCGCGGCGCTGCGCAGCGGCAGCTGTGACCTGGCCGGCCTGCATCTGCCGATCGGTGCGCTGGAAGAGGAGATTGCCCGGCACTATCTCGACCGCTTCGACCTGCAGGGCGACCGCGTGCTGCACCTGGCGATGCGCCGGCAGGGACTGGTGCTGGCGCCGGGCAATCCGAAAGGTGTGCACGGCCTCGACGATCTGCTGCGCGGCGACCTGCGCTTCATCCATCGTCAGCCCGGTTCCGGCACCCGCCTGCTGCTGGAATGCATGCTGGCGCGGCAGGGGCTGTCGTTCGCCGCAATCAACGCCTGCGACGTGGAGGAACTGACCCATGCCGCGGTCGCCGCCTACGTCGCCAGCGGCCTGGCCGATGCCGGCCTGGCACTGGAGCCGCCCGCGCGCCGCTACGGCCTCGACTTCGTGCCGATGGTCACCGAGCACTACTTCTTCCTGTGCCGCGAGGAGATGCTGGAAAGCGGGCAGCTGGCCGAACTGGTCGACCTGCTGCGCGGCGACGCCTTCCGCCACGCCCTCGGCCAGCTGCCCGGCTACGACCCGAGTTACTGCGGCACCGTGCAGACCCTGCCGGAGGCCTTCCCCTCCATCCGCGCAGCCCAGGCACCGCAAGCCGCGGCCTGA
- a CDS encoding OFA family MFS transporter, producing MSQPASTVLDPVSVRPPGLLAKERIVARPGFNRWLVPPAALAIHLCIGMAYGFSVFWLPLSMAVGVDAPVACPADMGFFARMFSAACDWRVSELGWMYTLFFVLLGCSAAIWGGWLEHAGPRKAGVVAALCWCGGLVISALGVHWHQIWMLWLGSGVIGGVGLGLGYISPVSTLIKWFPDRRGMATGMAIMGFGGGAMIGSPLADILMRHFATPTSVGVMETFLVMAALYFVFMMAGAFGYRVPPTGWRPAGWTPPPAQNGNAMITQGHVHVKKVWGIPQFWLVWGVLCLNVSAGIGVIGMASPMLQEMFGGRLIGVDAGFGSLDATQLGAIAAIAAGFTGLISLFNIGGRFFWASMSDKLGRKNTYTIFFLLGIALYASAPHFGASGSVALFVAAFCVILSMYGGGFATVPAYLADLFGTQMVGAIHGRLLTAWATAGILGPVVVGYMREYQLGLGMPPSQVYNTTMYILAGMLVLGLICNLLVRPVAPKHFMTPEELAREKKLAHEKVGEGGESLIPQAEMERIGRGGNPLLVAFAWAAVGVPLLWGVWITLEKALVLFR from the coding sequence ATGAGCCAGCCGGCTAGCACCGTTCTCGACCCTGTATCCGTCCGCCCCCCAGGCCTGCTGGCCAAAGAGCGCATCGTCGCCCGGCCCGGTTTCAATCGCTGGCTGGTGCCGCCCGCGGCGTTGGCGATCCACCTGTGCATCGGCATGGCCTACGGTTTCAGCGTGTTCTGGCTGCCGCTGTCGATGGCGGTCGGGGTCGACGCCCCGGTCGCCTGTCCGGCCGACATGGGCTTCTTCGCCCGCATGTTCTCGGCCGCCTGCGACTGGCGAGTGTCGGAACTGGGTTGGATGTACACGCTGTTCTTCGTGCTGTTGGGCTGCTCGGCGGCGATCTGGGGCGGCTGGCTGGAGCATGCCGGCCCGCGCAAGGCCGGGGTGGTGGCGGCGCTGTGCTGGTGCGGCGGCCTGGTGATCTCGGCGCTGGGCGTGCACTGGCACCAGATCTGGATGCTGTGGCTGGGCTCGGGCGTGATCGGCGGCGTCGGCCTGGGACTGGGCTACATCTCGCCGGTGTCGACGCTGATCAAGTGGTTCCCGGATCGCCGCGGCATGGCCACCGGCATGGCGATCATGGGCTTCGGCGGCGGCGCGATGATCGGCAGCCCGCTGGCCGACATCCTGATGCGCCATTTCGCCACCCCGACCTCGGTCGGCGTGATGGAGACCTTCCTGGTGATGGCGGCGCTGTACTTCGTGTTCATGATGGCGGGCGCGTTCGGCTATCGCGTGCCGCCGACCGGCTGGCGTCCCGCCGGCTGGACGCCACCACCGGCGCAGAACGGCAACGCGATGATCACCCAGGGTCACGTGCACGTGAAAAAGGTCTGGGGCATCCCGCAGTTCTGGCTGGTGTGGGGCGTGCTGTGCCTGAACGTGTCGGCCGGCATCGGGGTGATCGGCATGGCCTCGCCGATGCTGCAGGAGATGTTCGGCGGCCGGCTGATCGGCGTGGATGCCGGTTTCGGCAGCCTGGATGCCACCCAGCTCGGCGCGATCGCGGCGATCGCGGCCGGCTTCACCGGCCTGATCAGCCTGTTCAACATCGGCGGGCGGTTCTTCTGGGCGTCGATGTCCGACAAACTGGGGCGCAAGAACACCTACACGATCTTCTTCCTGCTCGGCATCGCGTTGTACGCCAGTGCGCCACACTTCGGTGCGTCCGGCAGCGTCGCGCTGTTCGTGGCCGCGTTCTGCGTGATCCTGTCGATGTACGGCGGCGGGTTCGCCACCGTGCCGGCGTATCTGGCCGATCTGTTCGGCACCCAGATGGTCGGCGCCATCCACGGTCGCCTGCTCACCGCCTGGGCCACCGCCGGCATCCTCGGCCCGGTGGTGGTCGGCTACATGCGCGAGTACCAGCTGGGGTTGGGCATGCCGCCTTCGCAGGTCTACAACACCACCATGTATATCCTTGCCGGCATGCTGGTCCTGGGCCTGATCTGCAACCTGCTGGTGCGGCCGGTGGCACCGAAGCACTTCATGACGCCGGAAGAACTCGCCCGCGAGAAGAAGCTCGCCCACGAGAAGGTGGGCGAGGGCGGCGAGTCGCTGATCCCGCAGGCCGAGATGGAGCGGATCGGGCGCGGCGGCAATCCGTTGCTGGTCGCCTTCGCCTGGGCCGCGGTCGGCGTCCCGCTGTTGTGGGGCGTGTGGATCACGCTGGAGAAGGCGCTGGTGCTGTTCCGTTGA
- the fdhD gene encoding formate dehydrogenase accessory sulfurtransferase FdhD, translating to MPRKPAASEPPSPGSVLRPVDRWRSGLHRHLGDHIAEEVPVAFVYNDAPFAVMMATPSDLEDFALGFALSEGIVEAIGQVRVERIEQLFEGVEIRLSIPVERAGMLERRRRSLSGRSGCGLCGSELLETALRHPAPVRSGIRIEAAALRRALRALHDAQTLNALTGATHAAGWADQDGRIVLVREDVGRHNALDKLIGAMHRAGLAADDGFLVVTSRASYEMAMKAASAGIALMAAVSAPTALAITLADRAGLTLIGFARDDGYAVYTHPQRLLPEAPAELTGARRRGDSAT from the coding sequence ATGCCACGCAAGCCCGCCGCCTCCGAGCCGCCTTCCCCGGGCAGTGTGCTGCGCCCGGTCGACCGTTGGCGCAGCGGCCTGCACCGGCACCTGGGCGACCACATCGCCGAGGAGGTGCCGGTCGCCTTCGTCTACAACGACGCGCCGTTCGCGGTGATGATGGCCACGCCGTCCGACCTGGAGGACTTCGCGCTCGGCTTCGCGCTCAGCGAGGGCATTGTGGAAGCCATCGGCCAGGTGCGGGTGGAGCGGATCGAACAGCTGTTCGAGGGCGTCGAGATCCGGCTGTCGATCCCCGTCGAACGCGCCGGCATGCTGGAACGGCGGCGACGCAGCCTGAGCGGCCGCAGCGGCTGCGGCTTGTGTGGCAGCGAATTGCTGGAAACCGCGCTGCGTCATCCCGCACCGGTCCGGAGCGGGATCCGGATCGAGGCCGCTGCGCTGCGCCGCGCATTGCGCGCGCTGCACGATGCGCAGACGCTCAACGCGCTCACCGGCGCCACCCACGCTGCGGGCTGGGCCGACCAGGACGGCCGGATCGTGCTGGTGCGCGAGGACGTGGGCCGGCACAACGCACTCGACAAGCTGATCGGCGCCATGCACCGTGCGGGACTCGCGGCCGATGACGGCTTTCTCGTTGTCACCAGCCGCGCCAGCTACGAGATGGCGATGAAGGCGGCCAGCGCCGGCATCGCGCTGATGGCGGCGGTTTCGGCGCCGACCGCGCTGGCGATCACGCTCGCCGACCGTGCCGGCCTGACCCTGATCGGGTTCGCCCGCGACGACGGATATGCCGTCTATACCCACCCGCAACGGCTGCTGCCCGAAGCGCCGGCAGAGTTGACCGGCGCGCGCAGGCGCGGGGATTCCGCGACATGA